The genomic interval ATGGCTGTAATCACCCACAACATAAGAGTAttctatccttttttttttacattctgttatgtatttcttttacatatttatgaGGAACTCCTAAAAAGCATGCTCTTTACTTCATTTTATGCAAGCATCCGAATGGAAAAGGCAATGACGACATCTTGCTGGAACAATGTGTGGTGTCAATGATGGGAGAGGTCAGTTGAGTTTTCATTTTTCTAGAACAGTTAGCTGGGCTGACATTTTCCTTGGTCGTAGGAAGGGGCATGCTAGCTTAGTAATAGATATAAATATAGTTTGATTATTACCTGGGTAGAGGTCTGTTCTTTCCCCAGTACGACAACTAGTTGTTGAAGACAAATGTCAACTAATGATTATACCAACGCTTCACTTACTTGGCTACTGTACGGAATGAGAAATCAAACAAGCTAAGTCAAATAAACGTTTTGATAATTGCATATGACATCAAGAGAAATGAAGGTCCCGTATCATTTCAGActccaaaatttcaaacttgAACGGATTAGTCACCATAAATATATTTGACACTGCACATGAGGAAGTTTTTGCACAAACTAAATCTTAATCTCATGTGCCAGTAATGACATATCTTCTGGCACATAAATGCCCAGTGCCTTGGAATATCGAATAATAAATTATGGCTGTAGACACTTGAGTAATACTTGAGTAAACTGATTCTTCTCTCTTACCTTTGCATACAAAAGGGCAGGATATGTTAATATTGCGGATTCTGTAGATATGCTTGTCTTAGTATATTTCTTAATATCGCATGATGTATACTGTTTTTTTGGGCCAAATTTAAGCAAACATtagagaaatttttttaaagataagtgTGTGTACGTATAGCATGATCTTTAAAAAAAGGGGATATAATGCCCTATGGTACGTTATTAGGAACATAAAACAAATTTCTAGCTATAGCCCTAAGTCTTAAGTTTAGGTCAGTACTTGTCACTTGATACAAATTAAATACGCCAAAACACACCAAATTAAGCGACAGATAAATGCAACACGTACAGTCTAATGTAAAATGTTTCTGTAGGGCAGTAAGAGAGTAGAGGAAAATACCATTTAAAGACTAGACTCACATGAAGACACCTGGAAAATCAGGCATGCACCTATCTCTCATCTAGGAGTGGTGAGAGCTCGACCTTATTGCTCTTAGTTCAAAGAAGCTTGATCTCATCTTTCCCCATTAATTTCCCCATGAATGCTACAGATTTACACCACACAATCATGCATGTACACGGAAACACAACCAAATTGCTACTGCATCCCGAGGTCAGCTGGTTCTTCAACTAGGCAGTACTGCTGCATCCCTTGGGAGCTGGACGCCACAGCGTTATTAGGGCAAACCAACGGGCTCACCTCATTCCatctcatgttttggtgatctCCCATCCCGAAGAGGCACTCGAGCCCGTCCAGCTTGACATGGTTGAAGTGGAAGCTCTCGTCCAGCTCCAGCGCCGGCAGCACGCTGGAGCACTGCATGCCGCCTTCGTTGAGCGGCACGCCGTGCGCCAATGGTGGCACGAAGCTTGGGGCTTCCTCGTACATTGGTGGTGGAGGTATGCATGGCGGTGCCGGCGAGGCCGCGAATGGGTTCCCTCCGAGCTTGAACAGAAGCTTCCGGATCGACTCATCGACATCGTCTCCCACACGGCCTCCTTCCACCACCATTGGTGCCGACATCGGGTGCACAGGCACGGCCATGGCGTGGTGGTGATGCCAAGTGTAATTGGCACCGGCAGCCAAGCCATCGGCTTCGTTTGCACCCCTGCTCGCTTCTTGTTTGATCTGCAAGTCGCTGGCAGCTGCTGCCGCCTGGCGCGCcaggtgctgctgctgcctctgaTCCTTGCGCGACTGCTTGCCAAAGAGCTTCTTCTTGAGCCTCGTGTTCCAATAGTTCTTGATGTCATTGTCCGTCCGCCCCGGCAGCTGCGCTGCTATTATCGACCACCTGTGCCATGCATATATGGTCATGTCAGATCATAAATTGTACTACACTCTCATGCCCCATGTGCaacctgcctgcctgcctaccGGTTTCGCAGCTAATTCTACAGTTGAGTTGATCGTAGGAGTGACTAGACTTGTGTGTGCCCAGCTGAATTAGCAAGTATACCTGCTTCCTATGCTGATGTAGAGGCTGAGGATGATCCTGTCTTCCTCCTCCGAGAACCCGCCGTGCTTGATGTTCGGCCGGAGGTAGTTCAGCCACCGGAGGCGGCAGCTCTTGCCGCACCTTTTCAAACCTACATGTACAAACCCAAACCAACAAAGACACACATGCACTTGATTAGCTTTCTTCTACCActatcgctgctgctgctgctgccacaacCACCACATCGACTCATGATTCATGAGAATTGCCAACACATACCGATCTTCTGGGGCAGGGCGATCCAGTTGCCGCCGGTGCCGTTCTGCTCGATGTAGGATTTGAGCTTCGCGTCCTCCTCCGGTGACCATGGCCCCTTCTTCACGCTCGCCTTGTCGCAGCACGGCGCTCTCCCCATGGCGTGTGGGTTATCCTCTATCTCCTCTTCTAGCTTTCAGGGGCTCTGATCTCTTGCGAGGTGTGCAGAGCAAAGCGTTGATTAGGGCCTAAACTTGGTTAGGCATGATGATGGCGAGGGTGGTGTGTTTATGTGCTCAAAAGGCAGACATGAGAGAGGGATAGAGGATTGTATTATTGCCACGGGAAAAGGGGGCTGCGTGTGATGGTAATAAAATACGGTTTAATTTGTGGTGGTGTGATCTGGGTTGCTTTCTTTCTAATTGTTGTTTCCCTTGGATTAGAATCTCCATCATGCGGCCATCAGCAAGGCAGCAGCTTATTGCTGGCCTCTTCCTTGGACCTGGTCTTTGTGCACCGTATGCTTCAAGTTTTCATGTCTGATCCAATTCCTTTGGTTCATGCTGTGTACTACTCTTGCACACATATATACTGTATTGCAGACAACCAGACAGTGGCCAGTTCAATATAGTGTAAAAATCATAACCTGGAAGTGCAACCCATGTACACTATATAATCTTTTGTTTTGCAAAATGTAATGTATTTTTAATTTCCATTATGGGAGAGAAGAAATAAGTTTTGCAAGATTACATGCTGAATAGTGAAATAACATTCTTAGAACACCCATCTAACTATGCATTGTAAATAAAATGCATGCATTTCATCGTATAAAAGCATCATTTCTTAAAGAAAGGTAGTGCCCAACTGCCCATCCTTCTTCGATCAGTTTGGTAGAATATTTGGTAGAAGCATAGTAACTTACATAGCACAGACTAGCTAGAAACAAGTACAGTGCTtgcattttctaaaaatatccCTGTTTCCAATATCAGGTACAACAATCAGGTGGCATGATTGGTCTTCACATTACCTCTTCTCTAGCTGGATCCTAATCCTGCTGCAGAAGTTCTGTTCATAATTTGCTCTGGTGTGTCGCAAAACCTTTGTGCTATTTTTTCAAGGGGAGTGGGATTTTTCTGCTATCTTTTGGAGTAGCCATTTGATGTGTGATTGCCATCCATTTATGCATACCAACCCAGCGAGCATACTATCATATTCAACATAATTTTTGTGTCTCGATTGAGCTACTTGTGGATAGTAAGTCAATTAAATAAGTTGCTTGATTTCCAAGTGCTTTGAAATATACTCACCGAATAAACGAGTCATTGGCATCTGGCATTTGGCCTTCCTTGCTCCCTTTACTCCTTCAGTCACTGTCAATGCTATGGTGTAATGGATGATGTAGGCTGGCTTGCATCAGGGTAGATTTTCTGTTAATTTGTGTTGTATTGGTATTCTTGTTCTGTTCTACTCAATCTTTACATTGTTCGTGCTGATCTTTTAGTTGGTCCAGTTTGGACCGTGGCTCTTGTATGATTTATTTATACTTtagttttagaaaaataattcatgTTAATGAAACGTGGAAGACCAAATTGGTCCTACTGATTGATTATATATCATAAATAAAGTTCCAAAGCTAATTTACATCATTGTGCCATATTACATTGTAAGCCATATTTGGATGTTTGGAAAATAACTTGGTATTGCTCTATggataaatgatttcaattgataAAGAATTTGACATATCAATAGATCACCAGGTGGCCACCTTGCTCGAGTTATAAGATGGGAGGTGTTTGATCctgtttttatgttttttccttTGTCATCTGGTCAAACGCTTCTTCTGTTTTTGAACTGTTGTACATTATATTGTTAGGAATTTGGAAAGCATTCGAGGTTAATGTACCATGCCATCCTGTACTAATCCCTACCTCTGATTTATGCCTTTCCTATTCAATAGCTTGTTTACTGATTTATTGCAATAATCCGGTGAAGTGACCGTTTGAATGATATATACTGTATTTTGACAAATCTGTGAGCTTCCAGCTGTTGAGTTTAACATTGAAACTGCAACGCCTTTTGTCGTTGGTTTGAATTCTTGCTGTATTTACTTATGGTATTAGTATCATTCATGTGTGAGGACTAAGGAAGTAAAAAGTTGTTTCTATATATGACTGCAGGTTTGTAAGTGAAGTCATCTGGAGGTCTGGACACGAGAAAGTGACATCCGAGCAAAAGATTGATCAGACGGGTCAGGAGCTTTGACACGTAATTATATATTAACCATTTCACATTCTGAAGGACCTCTCTGAAAGTAACTTGGAATGGTGGGTGTGATTAGGCTTTGTTTGTCATTTAGCTGTCAATCTTTTCTTGAGAGGCTATCTTTTTTTGAGAGGATCTTGAAAAGCTATATCATCTAGTAAAGGAAAACGGGCTCATCCTATATGGAATAAAACTGTAACATGAGAAAGATAAGTCCACTCCTGGACAGCATTCCTGAAAGGCATAAATGGGCTCCAGATGGTGTCCACTCCTGGACAGCACTCCTGAAAGGCATAAATGGGCTCCAGATGGTTTAACTGGGCTGAATCCTGACTACTCCATACAACGCAATATGTTTGGAAGCACTACCAGTTTGTGTTGGGCTGATATTCTGGCTGTGGATGAATGGCAGCAATGCAAGGCCCAGTTTCTGCTCCTTACATGTTTAATCTGACCGCCAGTGTACGGCCGAAGCATTTGTATTTACCAGAGTTGGAACACTGACTTATTGCTTCCATGTTCTCTTGTCAGCAGGAAGTAGGATGGCCGGATGCATGcggaagctgctgctgctgccgctgcacaCAACTACACAAGCACCAGGTCGATGGAGGCTGCACAATGTACTGGCCACGTTCTTGCACGTGGCCCGTGGCCGCTCAAAGCTTCTGGCTTGCATACATGGGGCCTCACTGGTTAGTTACCACTATACGTTTCTACTCCTGCACTGATCCCTGCTTTATTGAAATTTTGCTActatctccatcctaaaatgttttatttttagcaCAATACTTTGTCTCAAGATAAAACTATTTCTTCACATACCTTCTcctttcaaccaatcacaatcattcTATTTTATCTACTTTCTCctctcaattaatcacacatttCTTTCAATtattttcacctactttcttaatactcgTGTCAATCTAAAAAGTGCTTACATTTaaagatggaggaagtagttcTGGCATTAATATCTTAAATAAATCTACTACTTCcttcatgccaaaatttaagtatttttttaggttggcacgggtattaagaaaatatgtgaGAATGATTTGAgaaagtgtgtgattggttaagaatATAAAGTGCCCCCTCCGTCCCCAAAAAAGTCTAATCCTAGCACACATGCGTGTCCAGGCTGGAgctagagtttgtctttttttgttAGGACAGAGTAGTAGATGAAAGAAAatggttatgattggttgagaggagaaggtaggtTGAGAAATgactttattttgggacaaggtCCTATGCTAGAAAGCtacattttagaacggatgtaGTACTAAGTAACCTTATTGGGCCAGGCCAGTTAATATAACTACTCACCATAATATCTATATTTCACTCCTATGTATATATGTTAAATGGTTGAGTGAACTAATAATATACGAAGCCACATAAAATAGCACATATGAGACAAAATACGTATAAGTAGCTGATCCCTCACTCTAGCTTTATTAGGCCATTCATAATACAAGCCACTCCAATAAGGATCTCAAAGTTGAGGCCACACATTCTCTCCTATAGTGAAAAAGTTGCTGAATTAAGTcatgttttcaattttgcatGTCAACCTctcatattttctattttagtcaAATTTTGTGTGATTACGACTAAAATTTACACTAAACACCCTTAAAACTAGAAACTATTATAAAATAGCTCCCTTGACCTAATCTCGTAGATATTGTATAGACCCATCCCCAGCCACTCCATGAAATCCCCATTTACCGACGGCTCCTCCCATTGCCTTCGTCACTCCCTACCCTCCATCGGCTCccatctcccctccccttcttgTCAACATTGCTCTCTTCTTCACCTCTAGTCGCATGCCTCCTATCTGGCCTTGCATTGGCCGAGTGAACAAGGGTGTGAACAAGCTCAGTGATGAGGAGGAAGCCGAATGCCCTTGCGGATTCCTATGCCATGGGGAGTCCTTCCTCGCTAGTTCCCGTGGCCATCCATTTTCTCTCCTTCTCAAATCGATGACCACGGCTCTAGGGTGGCTATAGCTAGTGGCTATCAAATTCGGCCATGACGTGAGCTTCGAGCCGACATGAATTGGGGGATGGCGTGGTAGGTGCACTCTAGCTTGCTAGATGCGCTTTAGCTTGTTAGTGGCAGCATCCCACGCTCTCCCCTCTCCACTCTCTCCTACATCCAAGGTCAACGTGGCTCGTGGTATTGGCCTTTGCTCGGTCTGTAGGGGCACCCGCACCCTTCAGAGGGCATGAAGAATCCGAAGGGCTTGCACAAACTTAGCCAACCTAGCATCATCGCACCGATATGACAAGCTGGAGGCACTCGACCACTTCTTATATCTGCACTGTGTATGACCTTACAAGAAATCTTATGATAGGTGACGTTTCACTTACGTCACAAACTGAAatttacgtcatgatttgaaaTTTGTGATGCTTGCGTGACGAAAATTCATTCGTCACCTATCATGCGTCTCTAATGAAGTTTTATGATGAAAACTTGTTTTTTTGTCACTAATCTAGTGACGATCCTTCTATCGTCATTGAGTCTATGACGCCCATTTTTGTCATTATTGAGCTCAGAAATCGTTATAACTCACTAAACTTTGATGAGTGTACAGATGCCATGTCGGATAGAAAACGTCATAAAATTTTAGCACACGATGACGTGGAGCTGATATGGCAgagttttttttgtcaatttattTCGTCACAAAATTTCTTGTGGCCTGCCAAGGCCCATACAATGATCAACATgtttaggaaaaagtatactttgagtccctcaactatcgcccgagtatgattcatgtcctctaaccacaaaatcaggtatatcgactcctccaactatcaaaaccggtacaAACAATACCCTGGgtggttttggatgacgtggcgcctacatggcgcTCTTGATCGAGtctttatcctacgtggctCTTACatggcattagaataaaaaaataaaaagaaatatgtgggacccatatatcaTTCACACAAATAAAGTATtgtgggacctacatgtcatcctcctcctccttcccttcttcctcctccatcccctcctctctctctcccctggcCTTTCTCTTCGGTGGGGAGCGGCCGCGGCAGtggcagcgggcggcggtgggggcggcggtagggagcggcagcggcggcggtacATGGGTGAGCTGAAGCGTGCCCTCGACGCGCGCTGCCACATGTTGCTCGAGATGCCGACGGGCACCGGcaagacggcggcgagctcttcCCCATGTGCGCGGACGGCCGGGAGCTCCTTGCTCAAgcgcggacgccggcgagctcctccctcGTCGCGCGAAAGGCCGggagctcctcccccgcgcgcggacgccggtgagctcctcccGTGGCGCCCGAAAGGCTGGGAGCTCCTCCCCGCACGCGGACGCTGGCGAGCTCCTTTCTTGGCGCGTGGAGGGCCGagagctcctcccccgcgcgtggacaccggcgagctcctcccccggcGTGTGGACGGCCGATTGCACCTCCCCGCGCGCGgatgccggcgagctcctcccccggcGGGCGGATGGCCGGTtgctcctcccccgcgcgcggacgctgacgagctcctcccccggCGTGCGGACGACCGGGAGCTCCACCACCGTCGCGCGGACGGCAAGCTCTTCCCCTAGCATGCGGACGGCCGGGAGCTCACATGTGGaaaagatgacatgtggggcccactatttttttttgtgtgaatgacatgtcggccccataattttttgttttttgtttttactctTGTGCCAGATAAGCGACACGTCGACGACACGCTGGACGAAGAccggtcaacaccgccacgtggTCGCCACGTCAGCCTAAACCGCCTCCAAAACCACCCAGAGGcatagtttgcactggttttgatggttggaggagtcgatatgcccggttttgtggttggaggtcatgaatcatactcgggtCATAGTTCAGGGAGTCGAATTATACTTTTTCCACATGTTTATGGGTCATGCCTAGTTGCAAGCCTGATTAGATTTAGGCCTGGCCCATCTAAAACGCATCAAATTACACAATATTTTCATCCCACTTGTATTTATATGCATTTGCATTGGAATCAACTAATGAGTGGGCCCAGAAAATTCGAAAGGCCCACATAGGCCCAAGCATTATACAATCACGTATTCAGCCACCTTATCAGCCAATTTTTAGCCCAATTATCATCCAATACACAACCCAACTAACATCCAGGAAATCTCAaatcttagagcaggtacaatagcaggctattagccagctgtaaacatattttaatgagataaaggatgagagagaagatcagcgggctacagatatgtagccagctgcagtgcagacttcaagacgcagtatgtgtatgataggtgggaccatatattaatagtatagtaagcaactattgtatgaattggctattagactagctatagataaattggagttagtagtgggctacactattaaacttgctcttatagccCAATTAACGACCAAATTCAGTCACATGTTCTAATATAAGCACAGATTCATTAGCCAACACAAACATCACAAGTTCATTGACCAAAACAGGTTCAATTACATCGATACAGCATCAGTACATTGCGCATATCATCATCGACCAAATCCAGCCATCGCTAGTGACCAAAATGACGTCACATGTCCAAATAGTCGTTTACATTCACTAACCAAAACAAAGTCACATGTCCAGATCACACCAACCACAAAACTAGTCATCTTAACATGAATCAGCATGGGGACATTTAGAGGATAGACAAACCTTACTGAGGCTGACCAAAAGAGGGAGTATTGAGGCCAATTAAACGACGAAGGCCATTTGTCTCCTTTGGTGACTTCTTTAAAATTTCAATCTCTTCCAGTTGTTGCTTCCTTTCTTCTTGTGATTCTTCTACCGTTTTCTTCATGGTAAAATAGTATTTATGGGTTAATACAGAAGAAACTAGCTACATGCAGAACAAAATAGATAGGTGCAATATTTATGTATGCAAACAGTGAGGTAAGTTCAAGTACTCAGCAATGTCTCTTGGATTTAAAAATTAGAAGCTTACTGTAAAGCATAGGAGTATATAACTTGCACCGTGCATGTACAGATGTGTACTAGCAAAATAGTGAGCCAACTGAGCATCCATGCATCCATCCACCCTGAGTCTATGGGTACTCAAAATGATATGATTGGTGACAAGTCTTCCTGTCCCATCTTTACTTTTAAAGATAAGATTCTTTGATTAATTACATTCTACTACCAATAATATCCAAAAGATATCTCAGGTAATACTTGTACGCTGATTTGATTTTACAAGGCCACCTGCACAGACGTTATGTGAGCAGCTTTTCAACAAAAAACAACTCGGTGATTAAATCACCTATCCGATGACTGTGGCGGCTATGCAAAATAGCGACGTTCGATGATGCATGTGGCCTGTGGCGTTTAATTTCCATCAGAAATGGGTTCCCAGGATAAAGGTTTATTAGAAATAGACGTGCGTCTGCGTCCattgtatttctatttaatTAGTATATTCACTACCTATCCGCTCATTTGATTTAGTCTAAGATTAGGTCAAACTTTAACCATCATTCtttttatgaaaataattttgacaTAGAATAAAAGTGTATTAATAAATACAATCATATTTTCTATACAACTATATCAATTAATCTACGCTATTATAATTTAGATAGACTGTAATGCCTTAccctttttcttcgattaatgtgaaaGTTTCTACCTATAGAGCAAACATGGTGTAGCCTTTTTTCTgctatttttatataaatggattatttgaaaatgttatttaTGGTGAACGTTTTGAAAGTTTAACCaaaaaaatcttattttaaaagTCATATTTATGAATGTAGTAATTAATAGCGTGTATAATGCAATTTCAAAAGTCTGAAATTAAATAAACACATTCCTTTATATTCATTGATGCAATACtcatttttatccttttttaaGGTGTTTAGAGGTGCGGAAATGCTATACCACGGGATACCGTCCCGAGCGCGTGGGACGGTATCGCCTCCTCCTGCACTATCTCCTTGAGCCATGTCTTCTCCGCGTGCGTCACTGCTGCTGATGGTGTGCCTCCTATTGTTGTTACTCTGCTCCAGTGAGAGCTATTGCTGATGCATGACTCCTGTTGTTGCTATTGCTTTGCTCCGGCAAGACGATGAGGAGCGTCAACGACGCCCGGTGGTGCGAGACGGCAAGACAATGAGTATGTGCATGGCGAGTCGGCGACAAGACGACATGATGATGGCTTCATGGTCGCGGTCATTGCCTGCTCGTCGCTACCGCCTGTGACCGCGCCGA from Oryza glaberrima chromosome 3, OglaRS2, whole genome shotgun sequence carries:
- the LOC127768410 gene encoding transcription factor RAX3-like, which translates into the protein MGRAPCCDKASVKKGPWSPEEDAKLKSYIEQNGTGGNWIALPQKIGLKRCGKSCRLRWLNYLRPNIKHGGFSEEEDRIILSLYISIGSRWSIIAAQLPGRTDNDIKNYWNTRLKKKLFGKQSRKDQRQQQHLARQAAAAASDLQIKQEASRGANEADGLAAGANYTWHHHHAMAVPVHPMSAPMVVEGGRVGDDVDESIRKLLFKLGGNPFAASPAPPCIPPPPMYEEAPSFVPPLAHGVPLNEGGMQCSSVLPALELDESFHFNHVKLDGLECLFGMGDHQNMRWNEVSPLVCPNNAVASSSQGMQQYCLVEEPADLGMQ